Proteins from a genomic interval of Lysobacter arenosi:
- the trmD gene encoding tRNA (guanosine(37)-N1)-methyltransferase TrmD encodes MRIDVISLFPEFVAQCAAFGVVGRAGERGLLSLHGWNPRDYAEGNYRRVDDRPCGGGPGMVMLIDPLRASLQAARAADPAPARVVYLSPQGVPLTQAKVRELAARERLILLCGRYEGIDERLIQAEVDEEISIGDYVLSGGELAAAVVVDAVARLREGVLGDAESAVQDSFEDGLLDCPHYSRPIEHELGSVPEVLLSGNHAHIAAWRRMQALGRTWQRRPDLLDEASLSKADRKLLATYKAELAAGDGGKADTVPAVTASEPGPVRAKS; translated from the coding sequence ATGCGCATCGACGTCATCAGCCTGTTCCCCGAGTTCGTCGCCCAGTGCGCCGCGTTTGGCGTGGTCGGGCGTGCGGGCGAGCGTGGCCTGCTGTCGCTGCATGGCTGGAATCCGCGCGACTACGCCGAAGGCAACTACCGCCGCGTCGACGACCGCCCCTGTGGCGGCGGCCCCGGCATGGTGATGCTGATCGACCCGTTGCGCGCCAGCCTGCAGGCTGCGCGCGCAGCCGATCCGGCGCCGGCCAGGGTCGTCTACCTGAGTCCGCAGGGCGTGCCCCTGACCCAGGCCAAGGTCCGCGAGCTGGCTGCACGCGAGCGCCTGATTCTCCTGTGCGGGCGCTACGAGGGCATCGACGAGCGCCTGATCCAGGCCGAAGTCGACGAGGAGATTTCGATCGGCGACTACGTCCTGTCGGGTGGCGAGCTGGCCGCGGCGGTGGTCGTCGATGCGGTAGCGCGGCTGCGCGAGGGCGTGCTCGGCGATGCCGAGTCGGCCGTCCAGGACAGCTTCGAAGACGGGCTGCTGGACTGCCCGCACTACAGCCGGCCGATCGAGCACGAGCTGGGTTCGGTGCCGGAGGTGCTGCTCTCGGGCAACCACGCCCATATCGCCGCCTGGCGGCGGATGCAGGCGCTGGGCCGGACCTGGCAACGGCGGCCGGACCTGCTCGACGAGGCCAGCCTGTCCAAGGCCGACCGCAAGCTGCTGGCGACCTACAAGGCCGAGCTGGCGGCAGGCGACGGGGGCAAAGCGGACACGGTGCCTGCGGTGACCGCTTCCGAGCCCGGCCCCGTCAGGGCCAAGTCCTAG
- the rimM gene encoding ribosome maturation factor RimM (Essential for efficient processing of 16S rRNA), translating into MTGSSEERPGRRILLGRVSGAFGIRGEAKLESWTEPRAAIFSYQPWILRDPQGNERELRGVRGKQQGKYTVANFPDVIDRDAIEAMRGTEIYVPRSALPPPSEGEYYWVDLEGLRVVTVDGVSLGVVSHIFATGANDVLVARDDERERMIPFVVPQYVTSVDFENNVVTVDWDPEF; encoded by the coding sequence ATGACTGGCTCCTCCGAGGAGCGCCCAGGGCGCCGCATCCTGCTAGGCAGGGTGTCCGGCGCCTTTGGCATTCGTGGCGAAGCAAAGCTCGAGTCCTGGACCGAGCCGCGCGCTGCAATCTTCAGCTACCAGCCGTGGATCCTGCGCGACCCGCAGGGCAACGAGCGCGAGCTGCGTGGCGTGCGCGGAAAGCAACAAGGCAAGTACACCGTTGCCAATTTTCCCGATGTCATCGACCGCGACGCCATCGAGGCGATGCGCGGCACCGAGATCTACGTTCCGCGTTCGGCGCTGCCGCCGCCGAGCGAAGGCGAGTACTACTGGGTCGACCTGGAAGGGCTGCGCGTGGTCACCGTCGACGGCGTGTCGCTGGGCGTGGTCTCGCACATCTTTGCCACCGGCGCCAACGACGTGCTGGTCGCGCGCGATGACGAACGCGAGCGGATGATTCCGTTCGTGGTTCCCCAGTACGTCACGTCGGTGGATTTCGAGAACAACGTGGTCACCGTCGACTGGGACCCTGAGTTCTAG
- the rpsP gene encoding 30S ribosomal protein S16: MVKIRLARGGAKKRPFYHVIVTDSRNARDGRNIERVGFYNPVAQGAEKRVELNVERIAHWVGNGAQLTDKVAVLYKEAAKAATAA; this comes from the coding sequence ATGGTCAAGATTCGTCTCGCACGCGGCGGCGCCAAGAAGCGTCCGTTCTACCACGTCATCGTCACCGACAGCCGCAACGCCCGTGACGGCCGCAACATCGAGCGCGTCGGCTTCTACAACCCGGTCGCCCAGGGCGCCGAGAAGCGCGTCGAGCTCAACGTCGAGCGCATCGCTCACTGGGTTGGCAACGGCGCGCAGCTGACCGACAAGGTCGCCGTGCTGTACAAGGAAGCGGCCAAGGCCGCGACCGCAGCCTGA
- the ffh gene encoding signal recognition particle protein, with amino-acid sequence MFESLTQRLSGTIERLRGRGRLTEENIRESLREVRIALLEADVALPVVQALIERIKVRAVGQEVLKSLTPGQALIKIVRDEMSAVMGSAASDLNLNVPAPAVILMAGLQGAGKTTTVAKLAKHLKEKRKKKVMVVSADVYRPAAIEQLKTLAQQVDVLFFPSSADQKPEAIVKAAIDDARKSYVDVLLVDTAGRTSIDEAMMAEIKALHAAVKPVETLFVVDSMTGQDAAVTAKHFGEALPLTGVVLTKTDGDARGGAALSVRYITQRPIKFIGTGEKPDGLDVFHPDRIASRILDMGDVLSLVEQVEQQVDKDKAQKLAEKVAKGKKFDLNDMKDQLEQMQNMGGLHGLMDKLPGMGQIPDSVKSEVTGKEVPRMVAIINSMTKKERRNPALLNGSRRARIAKGAGLTPADVNKLMKQFQQMEKMMSKLSGGGMKGLMRGMKGMMGARGGMPFR; translated from the coding sequence ATGTTCGAATCCCTGACCCAACGTCTCTCCGGCACCATCGAGCGCCTTCGCGGCCGTGGCCGGCTGACCGAGGAGAACATCCGCGAGTCGCTGCGCGAAGTCCGCATCGCCCTGCTCGAGGCCGACGTGGCCCTGCCGGTGGTGCAGGCCCTGATCGAGCGCATCAAGGTGCGCGCGGTCGGCCAGGAAGTGCTCAAGTCGCTGACCCCGGGCCAGGCGCTGATCAAGATCGTCCGCGACGAAATGTCGGCGGTGATGGGCTCGGCCGCGTCCGACCTCAACCTCAACGTGCCGGCACCGGCCGTGATCCTGATGGCCGGCCTGCAGGGCGCGGGCAAGACCACCACGGTGGCCAAGCTCGCCAAGCACCTGAAGGAAAAGCGCAAGAAGAAGGTGATGGTGGTGTCGGCCGACGTCTACCGTCCGGCCGCGATCGAGCAGCTCAAGACGCTGGCGCAGCAGGTCGACGTGCTGTTCTTCCCGTCGAGCGCCGACCAGAAGCCCGAGGCGATCGTCAAGGCCGCCATCGACGATGCGCGCAAGTCCTACGTCGACGTGCTGCTGGTCGACACCGCCGGCCGCACCAGCATCGACGAAGCGATGATGGCCGAGATCAAGGCGCTGCACGCCGCGGTCAAGCCGGTGGAAACGCTGTTCGTGGTCGACTCGATGACCGGCCAGGACGCCGCGGTCACCGCCAAGCATTTCGGTGAAGCGCTGCCGCTGACCGGCGTGGTGCTGACCAAGACCGATGGTGACGCCCGTGGCGGCGCCGCGCTGTCGGTGCGCTACATCACCCAGCGCCCGATCAAGTTCATCGGCACCGGCGAGAAGCCCGACGGCCTCGACGTGTTCCACCCGGACCGCATCGCCAGCCGCATCCTCGACATGGGCGACGTGCTGTCGCTGGTCGAACAGGTCGAGCAGCAGGTCGACAAGGACAAGGCGCAGAAGCTCGCCGAGAAGGTCGCCAAGGGCAAGAAGTTCGACCTCAACGACATGAAGGACCAGCTCGAGCAGATGCAGAACATGGGCGGCCTGCACGGCCTCATGGACAAGCTGCCGGGCATGGGCCAGATCCCGGATTCGGTGAAGAGCGAGGTCACCGGCAAGGAAGTGCCGCGGATGGTGGCCATCATCAATTCGATGACCAAGAAGGAGCGCCGCAACCCGGCGCTGCTGAACGGCTCGCGCCGCGCCCGCATCGCCAAGGGCGCCGGCCTGACCCCGGCCGACGTCAACAAGCTCATGAAGCAGTTCCAGCAGATGGAAAAGATGATGAGCAAGCTGTCCGGCGGCGGCATGAAGGGCCTGATGCGGGGCATGAAGGGCATGATGGGCGCCCGCGGCGGCATGCCGTTCAGGTAA
- a CDS encoding cytochrome C assembly family protein, which produces MTIVLIAIALYLLATVLLVTGVRQQPPRQSRVWLLPAVAGVLLHALAHLIAWHQAGGADLHFYAALSLVGLGMAALTALVGAGGRMAALGVIVFPLAALTLFGYQHHGHIIAERLDWRLQLHAWFALLAYATLAIAALLAVMLWLQERALRRREFHQWLRALPPLVELETLLFRTIAVGFVLLTATLLTGVLFVESLFAQHLVHKTVLSVLSWLVFGGLLLGRWRYGWRGGTAVRWTLTAMALLVLAFFGSKFVLELVLGRPA; this is translated from the coding sequence ATGACAATCGTTCTCATCGCCATCGCCCTGTACCTGCTGGCCACCGTCCTGCTCGTCACCGGGGTGCGCCAGCAACCGCCGCGACAGTCGCGCGTGTGGCTGTTGCCGGCCGTGGCCGGCGTGCTGCTGCATGCCCTCGCCCACCTGATTGCGTGGCACCAGGCCGGCGGCGCCGACCTGCACTTCTATGCGGCGCTGTCGCTGGTCGGGCTGGGCATGGCCGCGCTGACCGCCCTGGTCGGCGCAGGCGGGCGCATGGCCGCGCTGGGCGTGATCGTGTTCCCGCTGGCCGCACTGACCCTGTTCGGCTACCAGCACCACGGCCACATCATTGCCGAGCGCCTGGACTGGCGCCTGCAGCTGCACGCGTGGTTCGCCCTGCTCGCCTACGCGACGCTGGCTATCGCCGCACTGCTGGCGGTGATGCTGTGGCTGCAGGAACGCGCGCTGCGCCGGCGCGAGTTCCACCAGTGGCTGCGCGCCCTGCCGCCGCTGGTGGAGCTGGAGACGCTGCTGTTCCGCACGATCGCGGTGGGCTTCGTCCTGCTCACGGCGACCCTGCTGACCGGCGTGTTGTTCGTCGAGAGCCTGTTTGCCCAGCACCTGGTCCACAAGACCGTCCTGAGCGTGCTGTCCTGGCTCGTCTTCGGCGGCCTGCTGCTGGGCCGCTGGCGTTACGGCTGGCGTGGCGGCACCGCCGTGCGCTGGACCCTGACGGCCATGGCGCTGCTGGTCCTGGCCTTCTTCGGCAGCAAGTTCGTCCTCGAGCTGGTCCTCGGCCGCCCCGCCTGA
- a CDS encoding MarR family winged helix-turn-helix transcriptional regulator has translation MKTLPIAACSGSTLGLLFRQVRDAMWGRMEYELANAGHELTFSQYITLKLLSFGPAGVTDLARAAELNPGAMTRLLDKLEARGIVARVADPADRRGININLTEAGQAMWLDVNQCGQRVRERAMDGMDDAQRELLMRMLEQVRDNLSLSDT, from the coding sequence ATGAAAACGCTACCCATCGCCGCCTGCAGCGGTTCGACCCTCGGACTGCTGTTCAGGCAGGTCCGCGACGCCATGTGGGGACGGATGGAGTACGAGCTGGCAAACGCCGGCCATGAGCTGACTTTCAGCCAGTACATCACCCTCAAGCTGCTGTCCTTCGGCCCCGCCGGCGTTACCGACCTGGCCCGCGCCGCCGAGCTCAACCCAGGCGCGATGACGCGCCTGCTCGACAAGCTCGAAGCGCGCGGCATCGTCGCGCGCGTGGCCGACCCGGCCGACCGCCGCGGCATCAACATCAACCTGACCGAAGCCGGCCAGGCCATGTGGCTCGACGTCAACCAGTGCGGCCAGCGCGTTCGCGAACGCGCCATGGACGGCATGGACGATGCCCAGCGCGAACTGCTGATGCGGATGCTCGAGCAAGTCCGCGACAACCTTTCCCTTTCCGACACCTGA
- a CDS encoding efflux transporter outer membrane subunit, which translates to MTPTALRPHRGLKPVLAALAVAVLVAGCASSRGLAPEGKPLDADSLQAQRSLSGAAASDAAFPAQDWWTSLGDAQLNALIAEALAGTPNLDAADARVRQAIAQAGLADAARKPTVGAAAQYSGVQLPETLAPPPIGGSYQGVGILNLSFSYTFDLWGGERARWQAAVGQARAAEVDAQAARLTLSSGIARTYVALAQAFAAHDVALADHERASELLDLGRQRVAAGLDNQLQIRQAESAVASAQQQIQASEHEIEVARNALAALLGKGPDRGRDIAQPGLLAAASPNVPSVVPSELLGHRPDVVAARWRVEASQQGIKASKAAFYPTVNLVAIAGVAAGNLGDLFSSDALIYGGGPALTLPIFDGGRLRNQLARSDADYDLAVASYNQTLVGALREVADALHAARSLDGQIVSATQARDAAQDAWKIATARYRAGLGTQLDVLAAQRPLLEADRILTVLRAQRLAASIDLDRALGGGLALNAPGSDTASNNAAPNNAAPDSAAPNNDFAKAPTP; encoded by the coding sequence ATGACTCCCACTGCACTGCGCCCGCATCGCGGGCTGAAGCCCGTGCTCGCCGCACTGGCCGTTGCCGTCCTCGTCGCCGGCTGCGCGAGTTCGCGCGGTCTCGCGCCGGAAGGTAAGCCGCTCGATGCCGACAGCCTGCAGGCGCAACGCAGCCTGTCCGGTGCCGCTGCGTCCGATGCCGCCTTCCCGGCACAGGACTGGTGGACATCGCTCGGCGATGCCCAGCTCAATGCACTGATCGCCGAAGCACTGGCCGGCACGCCGAACCTGGATGCCGCCGATGCGCGCGTGCGCCAGGCCATCGCCCAGGCCGGCCTTGCCGATGCCGCGCGCAAGCCCACCGTCGGCGCCGCGGCGCAGTATTCGGGCGTGCAGTTGCCGGAGACGCTCGCGCCGCCGCCGATTGGTGGCAGCTACCAGGGCGTCGGCATCCTCAACCTCAGCTTCAGCTACACCTTCGACCTGTGGGGCGGTGAGCGCGCACGCTGGCAGGCCGCCGTCGGCCAGGCGCGTGCAGCGGAAGTCGATGCACAAGCCGCGCGCCTGACGCTGTCGTCCGGCATCGCCCGCACCTATGTCGCACTGGCACAGGCGTTCGCCGCGCATGATGTCGCGCTCGCCGATCATGAGCGCGCGTCGGAACTGCTGGACCTGGGTCGCCAGCGTGTCGCCGCCGGCCTCGACAACCAGTTGCAGATCCGCCAGGCCGAGAGCGCCGTGGCCAGTGCGCAGCAGCAGATCCAGGCCAGCGAGCACGAGATCGAAGTCGCCCGCAATGCGCTGGCTGCCCTGCTGGGCAAGGGGCCCGATCGCGGCCGCGACATCGCCCAGCCGGGCCTGCTTGCTGCCGCCTCGCCGAACGTGCCGTCGGTAGTGCCGAGTGAACTGTTGGGCCACCGTCCCGACGTAGTGGCCGCGCGCTGGCGAGTGGAAGCGTCGCAACAGGGCATCAAGGCCAGCAAGGCGGCGTTCTACCCGACCGTCAACCTGGTCGCGATCGCCGGCGTAGCCGCCGGCAACCTCGGCGACCTGTTCTCCAGCGATGCCCTGATCTATGGCGGCGGCCCTGCCCTGACCTTGCCGATCTTCGACGGCGGCCGCCTGCGCAACCAGCTTGCCCGCAGCGATGCCGATTACGACCTCGCCGTGGCCAGCTACAACCAGACCCTGGTCGGCGCGCTGCGCGAAGTCGCCGATGCATTGCATGCGGCGCGCTCGCTCGATGGCCAGATCGTCTCGGCCACGCAGGCGCGTGACGCCGCGCAGGACGCGTGGAAGATCGCCACCGCGCGCTATCGCGCAGGCCTGGGCACGCAGCTCGACGTGCTGGCCGCGCAGCGTCCGCTGCTGGAAGCCGACCGCATCCTGACCGTGCTTCGCGCCCAGCGCCTGGCCGCCTCGATCGATCTCGACCGCGCCCTCGGCGGCGGTCTTGCACTGAACGCTCCCGGCTCCGACACCGCCTCCAATAACGCTGCCCCTAATAACGCTGCTCCTGATAGCGCTGCTCCTAATAACGATTTCGCCAAGGCCCCCACGCCATGA
- a CDS encoding efflux RND transporter periplasmic adaptor subunit yields MTTEPNPNAPNAKAGAEPKSNGKRKRALLILLAVLVLAGLSWTTWYLLVARWHEDTDDAYAQGNVVSIVPQTIGTVVGIDADDGMKVVAGQALVHLDPNDARVAFDQSVANLANTVRQVRGLYSAVDAGAADLAARQASVDRARADLKRREGLVGNGAVSAEELAHARNELAVLEAGLRSINGNLSRNRALVDSTTVSSQPQVEAAASQLRQAYLNLQRTAIVAPVSGYVAKRQVQLGQRVQPGTTLMTIVPLEQIWVEANFKETQLSRMRIGQPVKVHADLYGSGVEYDGKVTSLGMGTGSAFSLLPAQNASGNWIKIVQRVPVRIEIEPRQLAEHPLRLGLSMHVDVTVRDQNGAVLADARKGGKTLFTTAAYDEQLNDANALIGKIIKQNLPTAVRN; encoded by the coding sequence ATGACCACCGAACCCAATCCCAACGCCCCCAACGCCAAGGCCGGTGCCGAGCCCAAGTCCAACGGCAAGCGCAAGCGCGCGTTGCTGATCCTGCTCGCCGTGCTCGTGCTGGCCGGTCTGTCGTGGACCACCTGGTACCTGCTGGTCGCACGCTGGCATGAAGACACCGACGACGCGTACGCGCAGGGCAACGTCGTCAGCATCGTGCCGCAGACCATAGGCACCGTCGTCGGCATCGACGCCGACGATGGCATGAAGGTGGTCGCCGGCCAGGCCTTGGTGCACCTGGATCCGAACGATGCGCGCGTCGCCTTCGACCAGTCAGTCGCGAATCTCGCCAACACCGTTCGTCAGGTGCGCGGCCTGTACAGCGCGGTCGATGCGGGCGCCGCCGACCTCGCCGCACGCCAGGCCTCGGTTGACCGCGCACGCGCCGACCTCAAGCGTCGCGAAGGCCTGGTTGGCAACGGTGCGGTGTCGGCCGAAGAGCTGGCCCACGCCCGCAACGAACTGGCCGTGCTCGAAGCCGGCCTGCGCTCGATCAACGGCAACCTGTCGCGCAATCGCGCCCTGGTCGATTCGACCACGGTGAGCAGCCAGCCGCAGGTCGAAGCGGCTGCCTCGCAGCTGCGCCAGGCCTACCTCAATCTGCAGCGCACCGCGATCGTCGCGCCGGTGTCGGGCTATGTGGCCAAGCGCCAGGTGCAGCTCGGCCAGCGCGTGCAGCCGGGTACGACGCTGATGACGATCGTGCCGCTGGAACAGATCTGGGTCGAAGCCAACTTCAAGGAAACCCAGCTCTCGCGCATGCGCATCGGCCAGCCGGTCAAGGTGCATGCCGACCTGTACGGCAGCGGCGTCGAGTACGACGGCAAGGTCACCAGCCTCGGCATGGGCACCGGCAGCGCGTTCTCGCTGCTGCCGGCGCAGAACGCCAGCGGCAACTGGATCAAGATCGTGCAGCGCGTGCCGGTGCGTATCGAGATCGAACCGCGCCAGCTGGCCGAGCACCCGCTGCGCCTGGGCCTGAGCATGCATGTCGACGTCACCGTGCGCGACCAGAACGGCGCGGTCCTCGCCGACGCGCGCAAGGGCGGCAAGACGCTGTTCACGACTGCGGCCTACGACGAGCAGCTCAACGACGCCAACGCCCTGATCGGCAAGATCATCAAGCAGAACCTGCCGACCGCGGTTCGCAACTGA
- the purU gene encoding formyltetrahydrofolate deformylase — translation MPSHYVLTLSCPDRPGIVNAVTGHLLRFEGNILDAQQYNDLETDRFFMRTVFALESGAIDALRDTFATLADGFGMRWSLRDRDVPRRVMLLASKFDHCLADVLYRWRIGELPMDITGVVSNHPRETYQYLGLDGIPFHYLPVTKGRKQEQEAQLLALIESTGTELVVLARYMQVLSESLATRLAGRCINIHHSFLPGFKGARPYHAAHARGVKLIGATAHFITADLDEGPIIEQDTQRVSHHDTPQDLIRIGRDIERRVLAQALRYWLDDRILLNGHRTVVFAV, via the coding sequence ATGCCCTCCCACTACGTCCTCACCCTCTCCTGCCCCGACCGCCCCGGCATCGTCAACGCCGTGACCGGGCACCTGCTGCGCTTTGAAGGCAACATCCTCGACGCACAGCAGTACAACGACCTGGAAACCGATCGCTTCTTCATGCGCACGGTGTTTGCGCTGGAGTCCGGCGCGATCGACGCGCTGCGCGACACCTTCGCGACCCTGGCCGACGGCTTCGGCATGCGCTGGTCGCTGCGCGACCGTGACGTGCCGCGGCGGGTGATGCTGCTGGCCTCCAAGTTCGACCACTGCCTGGCCGACGTGCTGTACCGCTGGCGGATCGGCGAGCTGCCGATGGACATCACCGGCGTGGTCTCCAACCACCCTCGCGAAACCTACCAGTACCTCGGACTGGACGGCATCCCGTTCCACTACCTGCCGGTCACCAAGGGTCGCAAGCAGGAGCAGGAAGCGCAGCTGCTGGCCCTGATCGAGAGCACCGGCACCGAACTGGTCGTGCTGGCGCGCTACATGCAGGTGCTGTCGGAATCACTGGCGACGCGACTGGCCGGACGCTGCATCAACATCCACCACTCGTTCCTGCCCGGCTTCAAGGGCGCGCGCCCGTACCATGCCGCGCACGCACGCGGGGTCAAGCTGATCGGCGCGACCGCGCACTTCATCACCGCCGACCTCGACGAAGGCCCGATCATCGAGCAGGACACGCAGCGGGTCAGCCATCACGACACGCCGCAGGACCTGATCCGCATCGGCCGCGACATCGAACGCCGCGTGCTGGCGCAGGCACTGCGCTACTGGCTGGACGATCGCATCCTGCTCAACGGGCACCGCACGGTGGTGTTCGCGGTGTAG
- the radA gene encoding DNA repair protein RadA yields the protein MPKPAAKSASKSRTAYVCSECGADFTKWQGQCGECGGWNTLSEFVVEPAAKAGASVAASRRSSWAGRADAPAVTALSEVRHSEEDRVSTGIGEFDRVLGGGLVHGSVVLVGGDPGIGKSTLLLQAISKMAGSLPGLYVTGEESLAQIAGRAARLGVPVDGVHALAETGVERVLEHAAKMRPALIIADSIQTLWTEELSAAPGSVSQVRESAARLVRYAKETGTAVFLVGHVTKEGGIAGPRVLEHMVDAVLYFEGESGSRFRVLRAFKNRFGAVNELGVFVMGDKGLREVPNPSAIFLSGSHSPQPGSCVMVTREGTRPLLVEVQALVDASPLSNPRRVAVGMEGNRLAMLLAVLHRHGGVGVGDQDVFVNVVGGIRVQETAADLPVLLAVLSSLRDRPLPDQTVAFGEVGLSGEIRPVPNGEERLKEAATHGFKRAIVPKSNAPKSGRVGDMEVIAVERLADALASAV from the coding sequence ATGCCCAAGCCCGCTGCAAAATCCGCCTCCAAATCCCGCACCGCCTACGTCTGCTCCGAATGCGGCGCGGATTTCACCAAATGGCAGGGGCAGTGCGGCGAGTGCGGCGGCTGGAACACGCTGAGCGAGTTCGTCGTCGAACCGGCGGCCAAGGCCGGCGCCAGCGTCGCCGCAAGCCGCCGCAGCAGCTGGGCCGGGCGCGCCGACGCGCCCGCGGTCACCGCGCTGAGCGAAGTTCGCCATAGCGAGGAAGACCGCGTCAGCACCGGCATCGGCGAATTCGACCGGGTGCTCGGCGGCGGCCTCGTGCACGGCTCGGTGGTGCTGGTCGGCGGTGACCCGGGCATTGGCAAATCGACCCTGCTGTTGCAGGCCATCAGCAAGATGGCCGGGAGCCTGCCTGGTCTTTACGTCACCGGCGAAGAGTCGCTGGCACAGATCGCCGGCCGCGCCGCGCGCCTGGGCGTGCCGGTCGATGGCGTGCACGCGCTGGCCGAGACCGGGGTCGAGCGCGTGCTCGAACACGCGGCCAAAATGCGGCCGGCCCTGATCATCGCCGACTCGATACAGACCTTGTGGACCGAGGAGCTCAGCGCCGCGCCCGGCTCGGTCAGCCAGGTGCGCGAGAGCGCCGCGCGGCTGGTGCGTTACGCCAAGGAAACCGGAACCGCGGTGTTCCTGGTCGGCCACGTCACCAAGGAGGGCGGCATCGCCGGCCCGCGCGTGCTCGAGCACATGGTCGATGCGGTGCTGTATTTCGAAGGCGAGAGCGGCAGCCGCTTCCGCGTGCTGCGCGCCTTCAAGAACCGCTTCGGCGCGGTCAATGAGCTGGGCGTGTTCGTGATGGGCGACAAGGGCCTGCGCGAAGTGCCCAACCCGTCGGCGATTTTCCTGTCAGGCAGCCACAGCCCGCAGCCGGGCAGTTGCGTGATGGTCACGCGCGAAGGCACGCGACCGTTGCTGGTGGAAGTGCAGGCGCTGGTGGATGCCTCGCCGCTGTCCAATCCGCGCCGCGTTGCGGTCGGCATGGAAGGCAATCGCCTGGCGATGCTGCTGGCGGTGCTGCACCGCCACGGCGGTGTCGGTGTCGGCGACCAGGATGTGTTCGTCAACGTCGTCGGCGGCATCCGTGTGCAGGAGACCGCGGCCGACCTGCCGGTACTGCTGGCCGTGCTGTCGTCGCTGCGCGACCGGCCGCTGCCCGATCAGACGGTGGCCTTCGGCGAGGTCGGCCTGTCCGGCGAGATCCGGCCGGTGCCCAACGGCGAAGAACGCCTGAAGGAAGCGGCCACGCACGGCTTCAAGCGCGCAATCGTGCCCAAGTCGAACGCCCCCAAGAGCGGGCGCGTCGGCGATATGGAAGTGATCGCGGTGGAACGGCTGGCGGACGCGCTCGCGTCGGCGGTATGA
- a CDS encoding DUF885 domain-containing protein — protein MRRCWRKPPAPSASRPIRPTPACWRLDEVIATRSGNRGVWALPDGKAFYDAALRWNTSTDLDADAIHRIGLQEVARIDKEVDALLVRQGLREGTVGERMQALNKDPRFLYADSDAGRAELVADIQRSLDKLQPRIPEYFGRVPTQRLEVRTVPVQAQATAPGGYYSPPAMDGSRPGVFFINLGDMAANTRFSLPTLTYHEGSPGHHFQISLGQTLTGLPLLRRSLNPSAFSEGWALYAEQLAAEMGLYKDDPWGDLGRLRAEMFRSVRLVVDTGLHRKRWTPERAIDYMQAKTGMTEAEVRIEVYRYLVQPGQASSYKMGHLKMVELRQRAQKRLGKRFDIRAFHDLVLGNGALPLSVLEKAVDEWVATVAASS, from the coding sequence GTGAGGCGTTGCTGGCGCAAGCCGCCAGCGCCGTCGGCGAGCAGACCAATCCGGCCTACGCCCGCCTGCTGGCGCCTGGATGAAGTGATCGCGACGCGGTCGGGCAATCGCGGCGTGTGGGCACTTCCGGATGGCAAGGCCTTCTACGACGCAGCGCTGCGCTGGAACACCAGCACCGACCTGGACGCCGACGCGATCCACCGCATCGGGCTGCAGGAAGTCGCAAGAATCGACAAGGAGGTGGATGCCTTGCTGGTGCGCCAGGGACTGCGCGAGGGGACCGTGGGTGAGCGCATGCAGGCGCTGAACAAGGACCCGCGCTTCCTCTACGCCGACTCCGACGCCGGGCGGGCCGAACTGGTCGCCGACATCCAGCGGTCGCTCGACAAGCTGCAACCGCGCATACCCGAGTATTTCGGCCGCGTGCCGACGCAGCGGCTGGAAGTGCGCACGGTGCCGGTGCAGGCGCAAGCAACCGCACCGGGTGGCTACTACTCGCCGCCGGCCATGGACGGCTCGCGGCCGGGCGTGTTCTTCATCAATCTCGGCGACATGGCCGCCAATACGCGCTTCAGCCTGCCGACGCTGACCTATCACGAAGGTTCGCCGGGGCATCACTTCCAGATTTCGCTCGGTCAGACCCTGACCGGTTTGCCGCTGTTGCGCCGCAGCCTCAATCCCAGCGCTTTCAGCGAAGGCTGGGCGCTGTATGCCGAGCAGCTGGCAGCGGAGATGGGCCTCTACAAGGACGATCCCTGGGGCGACCTGGGGCGCCTGCGCGCCGAGATGTTCCGTTCGGTGCGGCTGGTGGTGGACACCGGGCTGCACCGCAAGCGCTGGACGCCAGAGCGGGCCATCGACTACATGCAGGCCAAAACCGGCATGACCGAGGCCGAGGTGCGCATCGAGGTCTACCGCTACCTGGTCCAGCCGGGCCAGGCCAGCTCTTACAAGATGGGGCACCTGAAGATGGTCGAGCTGCGCCAGCGGGCACAGAAGCGGCTCGGCAAGCGCTTCGACATACGCGCCTTCCACGACCTGGTCCTGGGCAACGGCGCGCTGCCGCTGTCGGTGCTGGAGAAGGCGGTGGACGAGTGGGTCGCTACCGTCGCCGCGAGCAGCTGA